Within Thermococcus celer Vu 13 = JCM 8558, the genomic segment GTCTACGACTCCGACCCGCGGAAGAACCCCAACGCCAGGAAACTTGACAGGATAACCGTCGACCAGCTCGTCGAGATAGCGATGGAGAGCGAGAGCAGGGCCGGCGGGAGCGGCGTCGTCGATGCCTTAGCGGCCAAGTTCATCCAGCGCGGGCGGATAAAGACCTACATCGTCGGCAAGGAGGACGCCTACCATCTCTTCGACGTTGTCAGGGGGAAACACAACGGAACCGTGGTGGAGCCTTGAGGTTCCCTTCGAGGGCCCGGGTGCCCTTTTCGATTTTGTCCCGTAACGTTTGTATCTTCTGTCAGACTATAGTCCTACGGTGAGGGTATGTCCGCCACCGAGAAGGTTTCGGTCCGCTTTCCGCCGGCCATCATGAGGGAGATCGACGAGCTCGTGGAGAGCGGCGGGTTCTCAAGTCGGAGCGAGCTCATCAAAGAGGCCGTGAGGTTCTTTCTCATGCACTACGAATCGCCGCAGGAACTCTGGGAGTCCTACAAACTCCTCGCGAGGGTGAGAAAGCTTCCGTCCGAGAAGGAACTCGAAAAGCTCCTCGAGGAAGTGGACAGGAAATGGAAGCGCTCAAGGTCGTCTTAGACACCAAAGTCGTCATAGCGGCCGCAATAAACCCCTTCAGAAGCTCCGGTAAGGTTATGGATCTTGTGGTTCGGGGAGAGGTTCTGTCCTACACCTCAGAGGCAATACTCGAGGAGCTTCGCTTCAAGCTGACGAGCGAGAAGGTTCTCAGATACCTTGAGAGCAGGGTCTACGCCCTCTGGGTTTATAGAATATTCCGCGCCTCTTCAATCCCTGTTGAGCCGGACGGGCATTTCGACCTTTCGCCCGAGCCGGACGACGACAGGTTCTTTGACGCGGTTTACGCGGCCAAAGCCAACTTTCTGGTGAGTCTCAATAAACGGCACGTGCCGAGGCTGAGGGACGGGGGGAGGAAATTCTCCCTGGCGGGACACGAGTTCCTCATCCTGACGCCCGCCGAGTTCCTCGAGTTGGTTGGAGAGGATAAGAACGCGAGCGCAGTTTAAAACTTTCGTGGAACCATTTGGGTAGCTCAGGATAGCTGAATACTCGAACGAACGTAACCCTTTTCAGGGCCCACCTTTTTATACCTCACCACCCTTCTTTCTCCGGTGGTGCAAGTGAAGGTCGTCGTCATCGGTTCCGGAACCGCCGGAAGCAACTTCGCGCTCTTCATGCGCAAGCTCGATAGAAGGGCCGAGATAACCGTCATAGGAAAGGAACCCACTATGCAGTACTCCCCCTGCGCCCTGCCGCACGTGGTGAGCGGAACAATAGAGAAGCCCGAGGACGTCATCGTCTTCCCGAACGAGTTCTACGAGAGGCAGAAAATAAACCTCATGCTCAACACCGAGGCGAAGGAGATAGACCGCGAGAGGAAGGTCGTCGTAACCGATAGGGGCGAGGTGCCCTACGACAGGCTCGTTCTGGCGACCGGCTCCAGGGCCTTTGTCCCGCCGATAAAGGGCGTCGAGAAGGAAGGAGTCTTCACCCTCAAGAGCCTCAACGATGTGAGGAGGATCAAATCGTACATAGCGGAGAGGAAGCCGAAGAGGGCCGTCGTTGTGGGGGCCGGCTTAATCGGCCTCGAGGGGGCGGAGGCCTTCGCGAAGCTTGGCATGGAGGTCCTCGTCGTCGAGCTGATGGATCACCTCATGCCGACGATGCTTGACAGAGACACGGCCAACCTCGTCCAGAGGGAGATGGAGCAACACGGCGTTTCCTTCCGCTTCGGCGTCGCGGTGAGCGAGATAGTCGGGGACCCTGTCAGGGCCGTTAAGGTGGGCGACGAGGAGGTCCCGGCCGAGCTGGTTCTCATCGCCACGGGCGTAAGGGCCAACGTCGATCTGGCCATAAAGGCGGGCCTCGAGGTGAACCGGGGTATTATAGTCAACGAGCACCTGCAGACGAGCGACCCGGATGTATACGCGGTGGGCGACTGCGCCGAGGTCATAGACGCGGTAACCGGGGAGAGGACCCTCAGCCAGCTCGGGACTTCCGCGGTGAGGATGGCGAAGGTCGCGGCCGAGCACATCGCCGGGAAAGAGGCTACGTTTAAGCCCGTCTTCAACACGGCCATAACCGAGCTCTTCGGCCTCGAGATCGGAACCTTCGGGATAACCGAGGAGAGGGCGAGGAAGGCGGGAATTGAGGTGGTCGTCGGAAAGTTCAGGGGGAGCACGAAGCCCGAGTACTACCCGGGTGGAAAGCCGATAACCGTCAAGGCCATTTTCAGAAAAGCCGATGGGAGGCTCGTGGGCGCCCAGATAGTCGGCGGAGAGAGGGTCTGGGGCAGGGTAATGACGCTCTCGGCCTTAGCCCAGAAGGGGGCCACCGCCGAGGACGTCGCCTACCTCGAGACGGCCTACGCACCGCCGATAAGCCCGACGATAGACCCCATCGCCGTGGCCGGGGAGATGGCCCTGAGGAGGTTCCGGTGAGCTTTGCCATTTCTTTCATGTTTTTACAACAGAGAAATGGATTGCAGTTATTTCTCTAAAGCATTAACCCCAATGAATTCGGTTTCAACTGGCGGGTTCTCCAATCATAGAGAGCGGTCCATCACTCCGGCAGCCCAAGGGTCAGGACGAAGGCGAGGCCGAGGGGAATCAGGGTTGAGAGGAAATTCACGGAGAAGCCTATCCCCGAGAGGTATCCACCTATCAAAGGCCCCACCACCCAGCCGAGGCTCATCATCGCGTTGAGCAACCCCATGGCCTGACCGCGTTCGTTCGCCCTGACCCTTTCGGCGACGTAGGTCGAGGTTGCGTTCAGCGTCATGGACCACTTGAGGCCGGATAACAGGGCCACCGCGAGCATCAGGTAAGGGCTCCCAGCGAGCGCATAGCCCGCGAAGGTGGCGCCGTAGCCGGCTATAGCCGCGAGGTAGAACCTCTTGGCCCCGTACCTGTCGATGAGCTTTCCTATGTGGTAACCGCTGACGGCCGCGGCAAGGGAATCCACGCCGAATATGATTCCAACCCACTCCTGGCCAAACTTCTCCCCAAAGTAAACCGACACCACGGAGTACACCTGACCGCTCGCCAGCATGACCACGAACACCGTCAGGTAGAATAGGCCGAGGGAACCGCGGGTGAGCCTCCTGAAGGCCGCCCCGCTGAATATCACCCTCTCACTCTCCCTGCCTTCCTGAGGGAGGAGCGGAAGCCTCGGCGCCCGTCTTGGCCTCGGTCTCTCCCTTATGAACAGCACCATCATGGAGGAGAGGGCAAGGAGGGCAGCAGCGAGCAGAAATATCCCCCTTATCCCCACCCTTCCAACGAGGAAACCGCCGAGGAAGTTGCCGACCATGTAACCGGCGTTCTCAACGGTCGAAAAGAGACCGTAGGCCGAGCCTATCCTCGACGAGAGCTCGGCTATCAGGGCCGATTTCGCAGGCATCATCGCCGAGCCGAGCGCCCCCTGCGCCGTTCTGAGTGCGAGGAGCGTGAGGGGGGTCGATACGAGGGCCATCGTCGCATAAAAGAAGCCCGTGGAGAAGAAACCCAGGGCGATAAAGGCCTTCCTGTTTCTGGTTGAGTCGGAGAGGTAGCCGAAGGGGTACTGGAAGATGGTAGAGGTCAGGTTGAAGGCGACGCTCAAAAGCCCGACCATCATCATGGTTCCGCCGATGAGGCGCATGTAGACGCTCAGATAGGGGAAGGCCATGCCGAAGGCGGCGTTCGCGAGGAACGCGGAGACACCTAACAGGAAAACGTTTTTCCGCTTTATCCTGAGCCTCCTGAACTTCCCCGCCTTTTCCCGGTTCCCCTGGAGGAGTGCCCGTTCCCGCCTCATCGTTCAGCCGTACAGGGAGGCGCTTATAAAACTTCTCCCGATGGAAGGCAGATAAAACGGAAAAAGACGCAAAAACGATAGAGAAAAACCGTCAGCCCATCTGCAACGCCTTTCCGCGCAGTTCGCCGCGCTCGAAGCGGTAGGGGTCGTACCACTCCACCGGGAGGTCGGTTCTCCCCTTGGTGATGAGGTCGGCGACCATCTCCGCCACCGCGGGGGCCATCATGAAGCCGTGCCCGGAGAAACCAGCGGCAATGTAGTAGTCGCTCAGCTCCTCTATCTTCCCTATGGCCGGGTTGCTGTCGGGCGTTTTCGCGTAGTAGCCGGCCCACGTCCTGAGTATGAGGAGCTCCCTCAAAGCCGGGATTATCCGGGTAAAGTAACGGCTCACCTCGCGCATGAACTCGTAGGTCGGGTTGAGGTCGTAGGTTGGCCCGAGCTCGTAACCGACGCCGCCGACGACGCCGCCGTGGGCGGTCTGGGTGAGGTAGGCGTGGCCATACTTGAAGGAGATGACCATCGGCTTAATGGCGCCCTTCCTGATGGGCTGGGTTATGACCGCCTGATGCTTGTAGGGCTCTATCGGGATGTTAACCCTTATCCCGGCCATCGCGTTGGTGAGCTTGGCCCAGGCGTTGGTGGCGTTCACCACGATGCCGGTCTTTATCGTCCCCCTGTTCGTCTTGAGCCCCCTTATCTCCCCGTTCTCCGTTACGAAGTCCTTGACCTCGGTGTACTCCACGAGTTTTGCCCCGAGCCTCTCGGCGTTTATGGCGAAGGCGGACGTGGCGTGGAAGGGGTCAGCCTTTCCGTCCGTCGGGTTCCAGGAGGCGGCCACGACCTCGCTTATATCGAGGAGGGGGACTATCTCCTTCGCCTCCTCGGGAGTTATCAGCCTCGTGGGGACGCCGAAGCGGTTCTGGATCTCTATGTTACGCTTGAACTCCTCCACCTCGTCGTCATCGTAGAGCAGGAAGAGGTAGCCCGTCTGCTCGAAGGAAAAGCCGTACTCCTCACTATAGCGCTTCCACAGTTCGACGGAGCGCTTCATGACCTGGACGTTGGCCTCATCGCTGAACTGCTGCCTTATTCCCGTCCCGCACCGGAAGGTCGAGCCCGAGCCGATGAAGCGCTTCTCGATCACCGTAACCTCCTCGCCGCGCTTCGCCAGCTCGTGGGCGAGGGTCACACCGATTATTCCCCCGCCGATGATGACTATCTCGCTCCTCTCCGGGAGTTCCCTGCTCGGCATCTCACTCACCCCCCGCGGGAACCTTCATCCTGACGTTCTTCAGCGGCGGTCTCGCCACCGGGAGGTCGATGTGGCTTAAATCGGAGCCCGTTCTCTGGGCGACGACCACCGCGCCGTTGAAGAGGCAGAACCTGCCCTGGCAGAAGCCCATCGCGAGGTGGGTCAGCCTCTTGATTATCTGCAGGTCCGTTATCCCCTTCCTGACGACGTCGTCGACCTTCTTCAGGGAGACGCCGCAGCCGCATATGTGGACGTCCTCGAGGTTGAGGCTCTCGAAGGGTATGCTCTGGATGGTCATCGGAATCGGTTCGTACTCCCTAAGCCTCTCCTCGTAGACGCAGGGGGTCGCGTCAAAGCCGAACTCCTGCAGAAGGTACGCTCCAACGAGCCTTCCCTCGAGGTAGTTCGCGTAGTGGGGCTTTATCGAGACCGCGCTTCCGGCGACGTATATCCCGTCCCGTATCCTGTGCTGCGAGTCGAGAACGGGCATGTAGTAGCCCCTCTTGAAGACCAGCTTTCCCCCCGCCTGGGTTACCGGGTTGATGTCGGGCCTCCTTCCCTCGGCGGTTATAACGGCGTCGACCTCGTAGGTGTTCCCGTTCATGTCGATGAGCCTCTCCACCTTCTCCCTACCCTCGGCGCGCTTGGGGTTGGGCACGATGATGTAATCGATGCCCCAGCGCTCCAGCTCTGGAACGATATCCTCCGGCCTGCTCCCGACGACGGCCACCTTCCTGCCCGGGGCGACGCCCCAGATGTTCATGACCTCGAGGGCGAAGTCCCTCCTGAAGACCCCCGGGAGCTCGTTGTTCTCGAACAGGACGATGTTGTCAACGGCGCCGGTTGCAAGAACCACGCGCTTGGCCATTATCTCGATGAGCCGGTCCCCCTTCACAACCGGAACGAGGAAGTATTCACCCTCCTCAAAGACTCCGAGGGCCACCGTCCCCTTAAAGAGCCGCACGTTCCCGTTGAACCTTGAGGTCATCTCCTCCACGACTTCGTGGGGGCTCTTCTCCCCGAACCCCTCCTGCGGCAGGCCCTTCAGCCAGAGGTCCCCGCCGAGCCATCCTCTCTCCTCGATTAACGCCACAGTCAGGTGTTCCTGAACCTCGAGCACCGCCCCTATGCCGGCTGGTCCACCACCTATGACCGCCACGTCGACGACGACCCTCTCAACGGGCTTGCCCTCGTCTATCTCCACCGTCTCCTGAAACTCATCGTACCTCTGGCGCTCTATCCTCATGCCGTCCTTAACCCGCGTCTTCCGTCCGTTGACGTTCCTGACACCGTTGAGAACCATCGGAACGGGACCGAAGGTGAACGCCCCGCGCTTTCTGCCCTCCGTGCTGGTCGTCAGCCAGTATATCCCGTTGGCGAGGAGTGCAACCGGGAGTTTCTCCCCCTCGTAGGCCTCCAGGGGTTGACCCTCGAAGTAAATCGTGACCTTCTTAGAAGGATCCTTTTCGGTAAGGTCGAGCGGTCTCATGCTACCACCTCGAGAAATCCAGTGTTCGTTCGAAGGTGTACCTCGGTGCTTATAAACGTTAGGATGACCAAAAATGGTTTAAACCATAGGCTGCTCATTTGAGTTTGGAGCAACAGGGGAAATAGCAGAAAAAAGGAGGAACTCAGGCCAGTCCCCTGCCAAGAACGAACTCGGCAACGTTCTCGACCTGGCTCTTGGCCCTGGCCTCGGCGAGGGTCTTCCCGCCGGCCTCAACCGGGACCTTTCTGAATATCTCCTCGTGGAGCTTCACGACGTCCTCAGGCGGCCTGGTTAGGAGGCTGACGATTATTATGACAAGCAGCGTAACGAAGAAGTTTACGAAGAACACGGGCACGTCCTGGAACCAGCCGCCTATCGTCCCCCAGATTCCGGGGGCCTTGCTGGTGAACGCCCAGCCGTATATCTTCGCCTCGAAGATGACCTCGCTGATCAGACCGTAGGCCATGCCGACTATCGCGCCCTCCTTCGTGGTTCTCTTCCACCAGAGGCTCAGCGTGAGTATCGGGCCGAAGCCGACCGCCAGGCCGCCCCATGCGGTAGCCACCATCTGGTAAATGACCTTGGGCCCGCTGATTGCGAACCACAGGCCGACGATTGCGACACCGAAGACGACCAGCCTTGAGATGTTGACCATCTGCTTCTTGCCCACCTCCTGTCCGAGGACCTTGTGGTAGAGGTCCCTCGCTATAGCCGAGGAAGCGACGAGCAGCTGGGAATCCGCGGTGCTCATAACGGCGGAGATTATTCCAGCTATGACGAAGCCGGCCAGCCAGCCCGGCATCAGCTCCACGGCCATCGCAGGAATCACCTTCTCGGGGTCGCTGACCTGCAGTATCCCAGCTTTGACCATAGCGAAGCCGAGGAAGCCGGCGAAGAACGCCCCCCAGAGGACGAGGATCGTCCACGTGCCGCTGATGAAGATACCCGGTCTCCTGAGCTTCCGCGGGTCCTCAACGCTCATGTAACGCGTAACGATGTGCGGCTGTCCGAGGTAGCCGACTATCCACGAAGCGTAACCTATGGCGAAGATCACCGCGGCGAGTCCGGTCGCTCCCCCGAAGGGGTGGAGCTTCGTCGGGTCAGCCGAGGCTATTATCTCCGTCGCCCTCTCGAAGCCCCCTATCTTCGACAGCGCGAGGAAGGGGACTATGATCAGTGTCAGCAGCATGAAGAGAGCCTGAACGACGTCCGTCCAGACAACGGCGAAGAAGCCACCGGTGATGACGTAGGCCGTCAGTATGATGACCGTTATCAGGATGCCCGCGTTGTCGCTTATCCCGAAGCCCTCGGCGAAGGTTTTGCCGCCGGCCGTGAACTGTGCCGCGACGTAGGCCGTCATGAAGATGATGATTATCAGCGCGCTCAGGATCCTTATCAGTTTGGTATCGTCCTTCAAGCGGGCCTCGAGGTAGTCGGGAACGGTTATGGCCCTGAACTTGCCCGCGTAGATCCTAAGCCTCGGCCCTATCAGGACGTAATCGGAGAGGGTCCCGAACAGGCATCCTATCGCGGCCCAGAAGGCTCCGAGACCGCTCTTAAAGGCCGCCCCGGGATAGCCCAGCATCAGCCAGCCGGAGAAGTCGCTCGCCTTGTCCGATAGGGTCGCGGCGAGGACGTGCACCCTCCTGCCGCCGACGAAGTACTGGTCCTCGGTTTTCGTGTAGCGGTTGGCCCACCAGCCTATGTAGGCGAGCAGGGCGAGGTACACAAGGAACCCGAAGAGTATCCCGCCGTTCATACCTTACCCTCCCCCTTGAGCGTTTCGATAAGGTCCTCGTCGTAGGCCAGAATCTCGTCGTCCACGTAGTACTCCTTGCCGGTTATTCTGTCCCAGTAGCCGTACAGCAGCATCGTCAGAATTCCCAGAAGGGTTGGCACAAGCAGGGTTGCCCAGGCCGAACCACTCAAGCCCATTTCACTTCACCTCGATACATCGATGTGAATTAAAGGACATCAATCTCCTCTCATTCCAGTTCACGGTGTAGATAACGCGGTACCCGCCAATTCGAACCCGATAGACTCTCTTCTTTGTAATGGTGCCGTAGTTAATTGCTTCCGCCATGATATCACCCTTCAATGAAGTTCGCCACAGAAGTTGTTTATTGATTTTCTGAGAGGTGTGAAAGGTGGGGAGGAACCCGTTAAACCGGCCTTTACCTCGCGTGTATCTCCACGATGTCCCCGTCCTCGAGAACGTGGTCGGCGCCGACCCTCTGACCCGGGAACTTGACGCTCTTGCCCCAGACGCGGGCGTAGCGGAAGTTCTTCGCGAAGTCCTTGTGTATCCTCTCTGCCAAATCCATGACCGTTGAGCCCCTCTTGAGCGGTACCGGCGGGTAGGCCGGCTCCTCGCCCGGGCTCTTCGTGAAGACCCTTATTATCCCCGCCAGCTCGTAGAGCTCGTCCTTGAGCTTATCCAGCTGGATCTTCCTCTTCGCCGAGACCGGGATTATCTTAAATCTCTCACCGTACTCCCTGACCAGTCTCTCGTAGTTCTCCCTGCTCCCGGGGGCGTCGCCCTTGTTGGCTATTATTATCGCCCTCTTCCAGACGAGGCTCTCGTCGAGGGCGTCCGCGAACTCCTCAAGCGTCACCGGTTCTTTGACGGTTATCTCGGCCGAGTGGATCCGCTCCTCGCGGAGCATCTTCATGACTTCCCCGATGTCCCCCCTGATGTTCTCCCCCCCGTTGATGACGATCCCGCCCATGGCGGTCCTCTTTATCTCCACCCTCGGGCGGCGTTTGTTCAGCTTTATCCCCGCCCTCTCGAACTCCTTGAGCAGGGTCTCCATCTGCTTTATAGGGTCCCGCGAGAGGTCCACCACGATGGCCACCGCATCGGCGTTCCTTATAACGCTCAAAAGCTGTGGCCCCATCCCCTTTCCGAGGGCGGCTCCTTCGACGAGGCCGGGAACCTCTACGAGCTGTATCTGCACGTCCTTGTGGTGCATCATCCCCGGGATAGGCTCAACCGTGGTGAAGGCGTAGTCCGCGACGTCGATGTCAACGTTGGTGAGGGCCTTCAGAAGGGAGCTCTTCCCGACGTTTGGGAGGCCAGCGAGGGCTATCTGGGCCGCACCCTCCTTCCTCACCGCCATCGAGGGCCCGCCGCCACCCTTCTTCATCTGCCTCTGCTTCTCAAGCTCCTTCCTCAGCTCGGAGAGCTTCCTCTTTATCTGGAGCCTGAGCTTCTCCGTCCCCTTGTGCTTCGGAACCGTGGAGTACATCTTCTCGAGGGCCCTTATCTTCTCTGGAATGGTCCTGGCGTTCCTGTACTCCTCCTCGGCCGCAAGGTACTCCGCCGTCACGTTGGTTGGCATCGCTGACCCCCCAGAATTCCTGAGATAAAAGGTGAGCGGCATTTTATAAAAGCTATGGTTTCGTGGATGTGGTTCAGAAATCGGCAAGTTTATAAGACCATCCGAAAATTTTTTCAGGGACGGTGATGCTCATGCGAACGGGTTTGGACGACGTTGACAGGAAGATCCTCTCCATCCTCCAGAAGAACAGCAGAACTCCCCTGAGGGAGATATCCAGGGAGGTTAACCTCGCCGAATCCACGATTTATGAGAGGATTAAAAAGCTGAAGGAGAGGGGCGTAATAAAGAAGTTCACCGTTATACTCGACCCGGATTCTCTGGG encodes:
- a CDS encoding ribbon-helix-helix domain-containing protein — its product is MSATEKVSVRFPPAIMREIDELVESGGFSSRSELIKEAVRFFLMHYESPQELWESYKLLARVRKLPSEKELEKLLEEVDRKWKRSRSS
- a CDS encoding putative toxin-antitoxin system toxin component, PIN family, encoding MEALKVVLDTKVVIAAAINPFRSSGKVMDLVVRGEVLSYTSEAILEELRFKLTSEKVLRYLESRVYALWVYRIFRASSIPVEPDGHFDLSPEPDDDRFFDAVYAAKANFLVSLNKRHVPRLRDGGRKFSLAGHEFLILTPAEFLELVGEDKNASAV
- a CDS encoding NAD(P)/FAD-dependent oxidoreductase is translated as MKVVVIGSGTAGSNFALFMRKLDRRAEITVIGKEPTMQYSPCALPHVVSGTIEKPEDVIVFPNEFYERQKINLMLNTEAKEIDRERKVVVTDRGEVPYDRLVLATGSRAFVPPIKGVEKEGVFTLKSLNDVRRIKSYIAERKPKRAVVVGAGLIGLEGAEAFAKLGMEVLVVELMDHLMPTMLDRDTANLVQREMEQHGVSFRFGVAVSEIVGDPVRAVKVGDEEVPAELVLIATGVRANVDLAIKAGLEVNRGIIVNEHLQTSDPDVYAVGDCAEVIDAVTGERTLSQLGTSAVRMAKVAAEHIAGKEATFKPVFNTAITELFGLEIGTFGITEERARKAGIEVVVGKFRGSTKPEYYPGGKPITVKAIFRKADGRLVGAQIVGGERVWGRVMTLSALAQKGATAEDVAYLETAYAPPISPTIDPIAVAGEMALRRFR
- a CDS encoding MFS transporter, producing the protein MRRERALLQGNREKAGKFRRLRIKRKNVFLLGVSAFLANAAFGMAFPYLSVYMRLIGGTMMMVGLLSVAFNLTSTIFQYPFGYLSDSTRNRKAFIALGFFSTGFFYATMALVSTPLTLLALRTAQGALGSAMMPAKSALIAELSSRIGSAYGLFSTVENAGYMVGNFLGGFLVGRVGIRGIFLLAAALLALSSMMVLFIRERPRPRRAPRLPLLPQEGRESERVIFSGAAFRRLTRGSLGLFYLTVFVVMLASGQVYSVVSVYFGEKFGQEWVGIIFGVDSLAAAVSGYHIGKLIDRYGAKRFYLAAIAGYGATFAGYALAGSPYLMLAVALLSGLKWSMTLNATSTYVAERVRANERGQAMGLLNAMMSLGWVVGPLIGGYLSGIGFSVNFLSTLIPLGLAFVLTLGLPE
- a CDS encoding NAD(P)/FAD-dependent oxidoreductase, which codes for MPSRELPERSEIVIIGGGIIGVTLAHELAKRGEEVTVIEKRFIGSGSTFRCGTGIRQQFSDEANVQVMKRSVELWKRYSEEYGFSFEQTGYLFLLYDDDEVEEFKRNIEIQNRFGVPTRLITPEEAKEIVPLLDISEVVAASWNPTDGKADPFHATSAFAINAERLGAKLVEYTEVKDFVTENGEIRGLKTNRGTIKTGIVVNATNAWAKLTNAMAGIRVNIPIEPYKHQAVITQPIRKGAIKPMVISFKYGHAYLTQTAHGGVVGGVGYELGPTYDLNPTYEFMREVSRYFTRIIPALRELLILRTWAGYYAKTPDSNPAIGKIEELSDYYIAAGFSGHGFMMAPAVAEMVADLITKGRTDLPVEWYDPYRFERGELRGKALQMG
- a CDS encoding FAD-dependent oxidoreductase is translated as MRPLDLTEKDPSKKVTIYFEGQPLEAYEGEKLPVALLANGIYWLTTSTEGRKRGAFTFGPVPMVLNGVRNVNGRKTRVKDGMRIERQRYDEFQETVEIDEGKPVERVVVDVAVIGGGPAGIGAVLEVQEHLTVALIEERGWLGGDLWLKGLPQEGFGEKSPHEVVEEMTSRFNGNVRLFKGTVALGVFEEGEYFLVPVVKGDRLIEIMAKRVVLATGAVDNIVLFENNELPGVFRRDFALEVMNIWGVAPGRKVAVVGSRPEDIVPELERWGIDYIIVPNPKRAEGREKVERLIDMNGNTYEVDAVITAEGRRPDINPVTQAGGKLVFKRGYYMPVLDSQHRIRDGIYVAGSAVSIKPHYANYLEGRLVGAYLLQEFGFDATPCVYEERLREYEPIPMTIQSIPFESLNLEDVHICGCGVSLKKVDDVVRKGITDLQIIKRLTHLAMGFCQGRFCLFNGAVVVAQRTGSDLSHIDLPVARPPLKNVRMKVPAGGE
- a CDS encoding sodium/proline symporter, translated to MNGGILFGFLVYLALLAYIGWWANRYTKTEDQYFVGGRRVHVLAATLSDKASDFSGWLMLGYPGAAFKSGLGAFWAAIGCLFGTLSDYVLIGPRLRIYAGKFRAITVPDYLEARLKDDTKLIRILSALIIIIFMTAYVAAQFTAGGKTFAEGFGISDNAGILITVIILTAYVITGGFFAVVWTDVVQALFMLLTLIIVPFLALSKIGGFERATEIIASADPTKLHPFGGATGLAAVIFAIGYASWIVGYLGQPHIVTRYMSVEDPRKLRRPGIFISGTWTILVLWGAFFAGFLGFAMVKAGILQVSDPEKVIPAMAVELMPGWLAGFVIAGIISAVMSTADSQLLVASSAIARDLYHKVLGQEVGKKQMVNISRLVVFGVAIVGLWFAISGPKVIYQMVATAWGGLAVGFGPILTLSLWWKRTTKEGAIVGMAYGLISEVIFEAKIYGWAFTSKAPGIWGTIGGWFQDVPVFFVNFFVTLLVIIIVSLLTRPPEDVVKLHEEIFRKVPVEAGGKTLAEARAKSQVENVAEFVLGRGLA
- a CDS encoding OBG GTPase family GTP-binding protein, coding for MPTNVTAEYLAAEEEYRNARTIPEKIRALEKMYSTVPKHKGTEKLRLQIKRKLSELRKELEKQRQMKKGGGGPSMAVRKEGAAQIALAGLPNVGKSSLLKALTNVDIDVADYAFTTVEPIPGMMHHKDVQIQLVEVPGLVEGAALGKGMGPQLLSVIRNADAVAIVVDLSRDPIKQMETLLKEFERAGIKLNKRRPRVEIKRTAMGGIVINGGENIRGDIGEVMKMLREERIHSAEITVKEPVTLEEFADALDESLVWKRAIIIANKGDAPGSRENYERLVREYGERFKIIPVSAKRKIQLDKLKDELYELAGIIRVFTKSPGEEPAYPPVPLKRGSTVMDLAERIHKDFAKNFRYARVWGKSVKFPGQRVGADHVLEDGDIVEIHAR